One genomic region from Streptomyces sp. NBC_01304 encodes:
- the treS gene encoding maltose alpha-D-glucosyltransferase, translated as MIVNEPVQDTFEDTPAKDRDPEWFKRAVFYEVLVRSFQDSNGDGIGDLKGITAKLDYLQWLGVDCLWLPPFFKSPLRDGGYDVSDYTAVLPEFGDLADFVEFVDSAHQRGMRVIIDFVMNHTSDQHPWFQESRSDPEGPYGDYYVWADDDKQYQDARIIFVDTETSNWTFDPVRKQYFWHRFFSHQPDLNYENPAVQEEIISALRFWLDLGIDGFRLDAVPYLFAEEGTNCENLPRSHELLRRVRKEIDTHYPDTVLLAEANQWPEDVVDYFGDFEEGGDECHMAFHFPVMPRIFMAVRRESRYPVSEILAKTPAIPSGCQWGIFLRNHDELTLEMVTDEERDYMYSEYAKDPRMRANIGIRRRLATLLDNDRNQIELFTALLLSLPGSPILYYGDEIGMGDNIWLGDRDAVRTPMQWTPDRNAGFSSCDPGRLYLPTIMDPVYGYQVTNVEASMASPSSLLHWTRRMIEIRKQNKAFGLGSYTELPSSNPAVIAFLREAPPTEEEGDDLVLCVHNFSRFAQPTELDLQAFNGRHPVELIGGVRFPAIGELPYLLTLAGHGFYWFRLRRDAA; from the coding sequence ATGATCGTCAACGAGCCAGTCCAGGACACCTTCGAGGACACCCCTGCCAAGGACCGTGATCCCGAGTGGTTCAAGCGCGCCGTCTTCTACGAGGTGCTCGTCCGCTCCTTCCAGGACAGCAACGGCGACGGCATCGGCGACCTCAAGGGCATCACCGCCAAACTGGACTATCTCCAGTGGCTGGGCGTGGACTGCCTGTGGCTGCCGCCGTTCTTCAAGTCACCGCTGCGCGACGGCGGTTACGACGTCTCGGACTACACGGCCGTGCTGCCGGAGTTCGGGGATCTCGCGGACTTCGTGGAGTTCGTGGACAGCGCGCACCAGCGCGGCATGCGCGTGATCATCGACTTCGTGATGAACCACACCAGCGACCAGCACCCGTGGTTCCAGGAGTCACGCAGCGATCCGGAAGGCCCCTACGGCGACTACTACGTCTGGGCGGACGACGACAAGCAGTACCAGGACGCCCGGATCATCTTCGTCGACACGGAGACGTCCAACTGGACCTTCGACCCGGTGCGCAAGCAGTACTTCTGGCACCGCTTCTTCTCCCACCAGCCGGACCTCAACTACGAGAACCCGGCCGTCCAGGAGGAGATCATCTCGGCGCTGCGGTTCTGGCTCGACCTCGGCATCGACGGCTTCCGCCTGGACGCCGTGCCCTATCTGTTCGCCGAGGAGGGCACCAACTGCGAGAACCTTCCTCGCTCCCACGAGCTCCTTAGAAGGGTCCGCAAGGAGATCGACACGCACTACCCGGACACGGTACTGCTCGCCGAGGCGAACCAGTGGCCGGAGGACGTCGTCGACTATTTCGGGGATTTCGAGGAGGGCGGCGACGAATGCCACATGGCCTTCCACTTCCCCGTGATGCCGCGGATCTTCATGGCGGTACGCAGGGAGTCCAGGTATCCGGTCTCGGAGATCCTAGCGAAGACTCCGGCCATTCCGTCCGGCTGCCAATGGGGCATCTTCCTTCGTAATCATGACGAGTTGACGCTCGAAATGGTCACCGACGAAGAGCGCGACTACATGTACTCGGAGTACGCCAAGGACCCGAGGATGCGCGCCAACATCGGCATCCGCCGGCGGCTCGCCACCCTCCTGGACAACGACCGCAATCAGATCGAGCTGTTCACGGCACTGCTGCTCTCGCTCCCGGGATCACCGATCCTCTATTACGGCGACGAGATCGGCATGGGCGACAACATCTGGCTCGGCGACCGGGACGCCGTCCGCACCCCGATGCAGTGGACCCCCGACCGGAACGCGGGCTTCTCGTCCTGCGACCCCGGGCGGCTCTACCTGCCGACCATCATGGATCCGGTCTACGGCTACCAGGTGACGAACGTCGAGGCGTCGATGGCGTCCCCGTCCTCGCTGCTCCACTGGACCCGCCGCATGATCGAGATCCGCAAGCAGAACAAGGCATTCGGGCTCGGCTCGTATACGGAACTCCCCTCGTCCAATCCCGCGGTGATCGCATTCCTGCGCGAGGCCCCTCCGACCGAGGAGGAGGGCGATGATCTGGTGCTGTGCGTGCACAACTTCTCGCGTTTCGCACAGCCCACGGAATTGGATCTCCAGGCCTTCAACGGGCGGCACCCCGTGGAACTGATCGGCGGGGTGCGCTTTCCGGCCATCGGTGAACTGCCGTATCTCCTGACCCTCGCGGGGCATGGGTTCTACTGGTTCCGGCTGCGGCGGGATGCGGCGTAG
- a CDS encoding M4 family metallopeptidase, producing the protein MSPRISRTTALIGTAVTSAALLAAGMTTGASANTAPEPTASAASSAAPAKLSASQRAELLRDADAAKAATARELGLTAQEKLVVRDVIKDRDGSTHTRYERTYGGLPVLGGDLVVHETKAGKTEGVTKATGKSLKVDTAATLAAAPKGARKVVWAAQGTPTLAYEKVVTSTKKDGTPSRLHVITDAKSGKKLFQWDAIKTEDTGTGHTMYSGDVKLGTTPSYTLTDADRGGHKTYDLKHGSSGTGTLFSSTDNVFGDGTAANAATAGADAHYGAAVTWDYYKNVHGRSGINGDGKGAYSRVHYGNAYVNAFWDDSCFCMTYGDGEGNAKPLTSIDVAAHEMSHGVTAATANLTYSGESGGLNEATSDIFGSTTEFYANNAKDVGDYLIGEKIDINGDGSPLRYMDKPSKDGSSKDSWYSGIGGIDVHYSSGVANHFFYLLSEGSGAKEINGVQYDSPTSDGVAVTGIGRDKAEKIWFKALTTYMTSNTNYAAARTATLSAAKDLYGDGSAEVTAVDKAWAGVNVKAAATKPHKPKP; encoded by the coding sequence GTGTCGCCTCGAATATCCCGCACCACCGCCCTCATCGGCACCGCGGTCACCTCCGCTGCTCTGCTCGCCGCCGGTATGACCACCGGCGCATCCGCCAACACCGCCCCGGAGCCCACCGCCTCCGCGGCCTCCTCCGCGGCCCCCGCCAAGCTCTCCGCCTCCCAGCGCGCGGAGCTCCTGCGCGACGCCGACGCGGCCAAGGCCGCGACCGCCAGAGAGCTGGGCCTGACCGCCCAGGAGAAGCTCGTCGTCCGCGACGTCATCAAGGACCGCGACGGCTCGACCCACACCCGCTACGAGCGCACCTACGGCGGACTCCCGGTCCTCGGCGGCGACTTGGTCGTCCACGAGACCAAGGCCGGCAAGACCGAGGGCGTCACCAAGGCGACCGGCAAGTCCCTCAAGGTCGACACCGCCGCCACCCTGGCCGCCGCCCCCAAGGGCGCCCGCAAGGTGGTCTGGGCCGCGCAGGGCACGCCCACGCTGGCGTACGAAAAGGTCGTCACCAGCACGAAGAAGGACGGCACGCCCAGCAGGCTGCACGTCATCACCGACGCGAAGAGCGGCAAGAAGCTCTTCCAGTGGGACGCCATCAAGACCGAGGACACCGGCACCGGCCACACCATGTACAGCGGTGACGTGAAGCTCGGCACGACGCCCTCGTACACGCTGACCGACGCCGACCGCGGCGGCCACAAGACGTACGACCTGAAGCACGGCAGCTCCGGCACCGGCACGCTGTTCTCCAGCACGGACAACGTGTTCGGCGACGGCACCGCGGCGAACGCCGCGACCGCCGGCGCGGACGCCCACTACGGGGCGGCGGTGACCTGGGACTACTACAAGAACGTGCACGGCCGCAGCGGCATCAACGGCGACGGCAAGGGCGCCTACTCCCGCGTCCACTACGGCAACGCGTACGTCAACGCCTTCTGGGACGACAGCTGCTTCTGCATGACGTACGGCGACGGCGAGGGCAACGCCAAGCCCCTGACCTCGATCGACGTGGCCGCCCACGAGATGTCGCACGGCGTCACCGCGGCCACCGCGAACCTCACCTACAGCGGTGAGTCCGGCGGCCTCAACGAGGCGACCTCCGACATCTTCGGCTCCACCACGGAGTTCTACGCGAACAACGCCAAGGACGTCGGCGACTACCTCATCGGCGAGAAGATCGACATCAACGGCGACGGCTCCCCGCTGCGCTACATGGACAAGCCGAGCAAGGACGGCTCGTCCAAGGACAGCTGGTACTCGGGCATCGGCGGCATCGACGTCCACTACTCGTCGGGCGTCGCCAACCACTTCTTCTACCTGCTGTCCGAGGGCAGCGGCGCGAAGGAGATCAACGGTGTCCAGTACGACTCCCCGACCTCGGACGGCGTGGCCGTCACCGGGATCGGCCGGGACAAGGCCGAGAAGATCTGGTTCAAGGCCCTGACCACGTACATGACGTCCAACACCAACTACGCCGCGGCCCGCACCGCGACCCTGAGCGCCGCCAAGGACCTGTACGGCGACGGCTCGGCCGAGGTCACCGCGGTCGACAAGGCATGGGCCGGGGTCAACGTCAAGGCGGCGGCCACGAAGCCGCACAAGCCGAAGCCGTAA
- a CDS encoding alpha-1,4-glucan--maltose-1-phosphate maltosyltransferase, whose product MPAKHRSSNVPNARAHDHDREHEHGTEHIRTHAHASAPPPGRFGRIPVLDVHPVVDCGRRPAKSVTGEVFQVSATVFREGHDAVAANVVLRDPQGRSGPWTPMRELAPGTDRWGAEVVADGVGTWTYAVEAWGDPVATWRHHAQIKIPAGIDTELVLEEGAQLYERAAAGVPASAGREAVLGAVDGLRDTGRPVAARLAAALTPEVEAALSRHPLREHVTASRPLPLLVERERALFGSWYEFFPRSEGAVVPAAGPPVHGTFATAAERLPAIAAMGFDVVYLPPIHPIGTTFRKGRNNSLSPGPDDVGVPWAIGSPEGGHDAVHPGLGTIDDFDRFVARAAELDLEIALDFALQCSPDHPWVEKHPEWFHHRADGTIAYAENPPKKYQDIYPIAFDKDMPGLVRETLRVLRFWMEHGVRIFRVDNPHTKPVVFWEQVLGDIRRTDPDVLFLAEAFTRPAMMHSLAKAGFQQSYTYFTWRNSRQELVDYGTELAGDAAAYMRPNFFVNTPDILHAYLQEGGRPAFEVRAVLAATLSPTWGVYSGYELCENVSLRPGSEEYLDSEKYQLRPRDWDSAAREGRTIAPLITALNRIRRDHPALRRLRPLRFHDTDNDAVLAYSKQESSNTVLVVVNLDAHHTQEATVSLNMPELGLEWHDSVPVCDELTGETYHWGRTNYVRLEPGRTPAHILHVLRPSSPSIGGSPTP is encoded by the coding sequence ATGCCCGCAAAGCACCGAAGCTCAAACGTGCCGAACGCACGTGCTCACGACCACGATCGTGAGCACGAGCACGGCACCGAACACATACGGACCCATGCGCACGCCTCCGCCCCGCCCCCGGGCCGGTTCGGCCGCATCCCCGTCCTGGACGTCCACCCCGTCGTCGACTGCGGGCGCCGCCCCGCCAAGTCCGTGACGGGCGAGGTCTTCCAGGTCAGCGCCACCGTTTTCCGCGAGGGCCATGACGCGGTCGCCGCCAATGTGGTCCTGCGCGATCCCCAGGGCCGCAGCGGCCCCTGGACCCCGATGCGCGAGCTGGCCCCCGGCACCGACCGGTGGGGCGCCGAGGTCGTCGCGGACGGCGTGGGGACGTGGACGTACGCCGTGGAGGCCTGGGGCGATCCGGTCGCCACCTGGCGGCACCACGCACAGATCAAGATCCCGGCCGGGATCGACACCGAGCTGGTCCTCGAGGAGGGCGCCCAGCTGTACGAGCGGGCGGCGGCGGGCGTGCCGGCCAGCGCGGGGCGCGAGGCGGTCCTGGGCGCGGTCGACGGTCTGCGCGACACCGGGAGGCCGGTCGCGGCGCGGCTCGCGGCGGCGCTCACCCCCGAGGTGGAGGCGGCGCTGAGCAGGCATCCGCTGCGGGAGCACGTCACCGCGTCCCGGCCGCTGCCGCTGCTCGTGGAGCGGGAGCGGGCGCTGTTCGGCTCCTGGTACGAGTTCTTCCCGCGGTCCGAGGGCGCGGTCGTCCCGGCCGCCGGGCCACCCGTGCACGGCACCTTCGCCACGGCCGCCGAGCGGCTGCCCGCGATCGCCGCGATGGGCTTCGACGTGGTGTACCTGCCGCCGATCCACCCCATCGGCACGACCTTCCGCAAGGGCCGCAACAACTCGCTCTCGCCGGGCCCGGACGACGTGGGCGTGCCCTGGGCGATCGGCTCCCCCGAGGGCGGCCACGACGCGGTCCACCCGGGCCTCGGCACGATCGACGACTTCGATCGATTCGTGGCCAGGGCAGCCGAGTTGGACCTGGAGATCGCCCTCGACTTCGCCCTGCAGTGCTCCCCCGACCACCCCTGGGTGGAGAAGCACCCCGAGTGGTTCCACCACCGCGCCGACGGCACGATCGCCTACGCGGAGAACCCGCCCAAGAAGTACCAGGACATCTACCCGATCGCCTTCGACAAGGACATGCCGGGCCTGGTGCGCGAGACGCTGCGGGTCCTGCGGTTCTGGATGGAGCACGGCGTACGCATCTTCCGCGTGGACAATCCGCACACCAAGCCGGTGGTCTTCTGGGAGCAGGTGCTCGGTGACATCCGTCGCACGGATCCCGATGTTTTGTTCCTGGCCGAAGCGTTCACCCGTCCGGCCATGATGCACTCGCTCGCCAAGGCCGGCTTCCAGCAGTCGTACACCTACTTCACCTGGCGCAACTCCCGCCAGGAGCTGGTGGATTACGGCACCGAACTCGCCGGCGACGCAGCCGCGTACATGCGCCCCAACTTCTTCGTGAACACTCCGGACATCCTGCACGCATACCTGCAGGAAGGCGGCCGTCCGGCCTTCGAGGTGCGGGCCGTGCTCGCCGCGACGCTCTCCCCGACCTGGGGCGTCTACAGCGGATACGAGCTGTGCGAAAACGTATCTCTACGCCCCGGTAGCGAGGAGTATCTGGACTCGGAGAAGTACCAACTGCGGCCGCGGGACTGGGATTCGGCCGCACGCGAGGGGCGCACCATCGCCCCGCTCATCACCGCGCTCAACCGGATCAGGCGCGACCATCCGGCCCTGCGCCGGCTGCGCCCGCTCCGCTTCCACGACACGGACAACGACGCGGTGCTCGCGTACTCGAAACAAGAGAGCTCGAACACGGTTCTGGTGGTCGTGAACCTCGACGCCCACCACACCCAGGAGGCCACGGTCTCGTTGAACATGCCGGAACTCGGCCTTGAATGGCACGACTCCGTGCCGGTGTGCGACGAACTCACCGGAGAGACCTATCACTGGGGCAGGACGAACTACGTGCGCCTCGAACCGGGCCGGACGCCCGCGCACATCCTTCACGTCCTGCGACCGTCCTCACCGTCGATCGGAGGGTCACCCACACCATGA
- the glgP gene encoding alpha-glucan family phosphorylase, translating to MKAIRRFTVRPVLPEPLRPLSDLARNLRWSWHTETRELFESVDPGRWSGDPVQLLGSVPPARLAELAEDQDFLRRLRTAAEELQTYVGGDRWYQEQSAELPAAIAYFSPEFGITAALPQYSGGLGILAGDHLKAASDLGVPLIGVGLLYRHGYFRQSLSRDGWQQEHYPVLDPNELPLSLLRDADGTPSQVALALPHGRSLRAHIWLAQVGRVPLLLLDSDVEENALGERDVTDRLYGGGSEHRLLQEMLLGIGGVRAVRMYCASTGHAAPEVFHTNEGHAGFLGLERIRELCEGGLDFDAGLESVRAGTVFTTHTPVPAGIDRFDRELVAQHFGEGAELPGIDLGRVLQLGMETYSGGEPNVFNMAVMGLRLGQRANGVSTLHGRVSREMFAGLWPGFDPEEVPIGSVTNGVHAPTWVAPEVFRLGARQIGAERTQHALSVGGSERWDAVADIADRDVWELRRTLRAQLVDEVRGRLRASWLQRGSGTAELGWIDSVLDPDVLTIGFARRVPSYKRLTLMLRDRDRLMELLLHPERPVQFVIAGKSHPADDGGKRLIQELVHFADDPRVRHRIVFLPDYGMAMAQKLYPGCDVWLNNPLRPLEACGTSGMKAALNGCLNLSVLDGWWDEWYEPDFGWAIPTADGSAMDDERRDDLEAGALYDLLEQRIAPRFYEHGQEGLPDRWIEMVRRTLASLGPKLLAGRMVREYVERLYAPAARAHRALDADAARELATWKARIRGAWPQVVVDHVEAAAPAVAAPAGRSGGSTAELGATLALRVRVRLGALGPDDVEVQAVTGRVDSEDRITDAHTTALKPTGGPDLEGRWVYEGPLALDRTGPFGYTVRILPAHRLLAVGAELGLLAVPSEATGEAAGVLMR from the coding sequence GTGAAGGCCATCCGTCGGTTCACCGTACGTCCCGTACTCCCCGAACCCCTGCGCCCCCTGAGCGACCTGGCCCGCAATCTGCGCTGGTCATGGCATACGGAGACCCGTGAGCTCTTCGAGTCGGTCGACCCCGGGCGGTGGTCGGGCGACCCGGTTCAACTGCTCGGGAGCGTGCCGCCCGCGCGGCTGGCCGAGCTTGCCGAGGACCAGGACTTCCTGCGCCGGCTGCGTACGGCCGCCGAGGAGTTGCAGACCTATGTGGGCGGGGACCGCTGGTACCAGGAGCAGTCCGCCGAACTGCCCGCCGCCATCGCCTACTTCTCGCCCGAGTTCGGGATCACGGCCGCGCTGCCCCAGTACTCCGGCGGCCTCGGCATCCTGGCCGGCGATCATCTGAAGGCGGCCAGTGACCTGGGGGTTCCGCTCATCGGTGTCGGGCTGCTCTACCGGCACGGGTACTTCCGGCAGTCCCTGTCGCGGGACGGCTGGCAGCAGGAGCACTACCCCGTGCTCGACCCCAACGAGCTGCCGCTCTCCCTGCTCAGGGACGCCGACGGGACCCCGAGCCAGGTGGCGCTCGCGCTGCCGCACGGGCGCAGTCTGCGGGCGCACATCTGGCTGGCTCAGGTGGGGCGGGTGCCGCTGCTGCTTCTCGACTCGGACGTCGAGGAGAACGCTCTGGGGGAGCGCGACGTCACCGACCGGCTGTACGGCGGGGGCAGTGAGCACCGGCTGCTGCAGGAGATGCTGCTGGGCATCGGTGGGGTGCGTGCGGTGCGTATGTACTGCGCGTCGACGGGGCATGCGGCCCCCGAGGTGTTCCACACCAACGAGGGGCATGCGGGGTTCCTCGGCCTCGAACGCATCCGTGAACTCTGCGAAGGCGGGCTCGACTTCGACGCCGGCCTCGAATCGGTGCGCGCGGGCACCGTGTTCACCACGCACACGCCCGTCCCCGCCGGCATCGACCGCTTCGACCGCGAGCTGGTCGCCCAGCACTTCGGCGAGGGCGCCGAGCTGCCCGGGATCGACCTCGGCCGGGTTCTCCAGCTGGGCATGGAGACGTACTCGGGAGGCGAGCCGAACGTCTTCAACATGGCGGTGATGGGCCTGCGGCTCGGGCAGCGCGCGAACGGTGTGTCGACGCTCCACGGGCGGGTGAGCCGCGAGATGTTCGCGGGGCTGTGGCCGGGGTTCGACCCCGAGGAGGTGCCGATCGGCTCAGTCACCAACGGGGTGCACGCGCCGACCTGGGTCGCCCCCGAGGTGTTCCGGCTCGGCGCCCGGCAGATCGGCGCCGAGCGCACCCAGCACGCCCTGAGCGTCGGCGGCTCCGAGCGCTGGGACGCGGTGGCGGACATCGCGGACCGTGACGTGTGGGAGCTGCGCCGGACCCTGCGGGCGCAGCTCGTCGACGAGGTGCGCGGCCGGCTGCGGGCCTCCTGGCTCCAACGGGGCTCCGGGACCGCCGAGTTGGGGTGGATCGACTCCGTCCTCGACCCGGACGTCCTCACCATCGGCTTCGCCCGCCGCGTCCCCTCGTACAAGCGGCTGACCCTGATGCTGCGCGACCGCGACCGGCTCATGGAGCTGCTCCTTCACCCCGAGCGCCCGGTCCAGTTCGTGATCGCGGGCAAGTCGCACCCGGCGGACGACGGCGGCAAGCGCCTCATCCAGGAGCTCGTCCACTTCGCCGACGACCCGCGCGTGCGCCATCGCATCGTCTTCCTGCCCGACTACGGCATGGCGATGGCCCAGAAGCTCTACCCCGGCTGCGACGTATGGCTCAACAATCCACTCCGTCCTCTGGAGGCTTGTGGCACGAGCGGGATGAAGGCCGCGCTCAACGGCTGCCTCAACCTCTCGGTCCTGGACGGCTGGTGGGACGAATGGTACGAGCCGGACTTCGGCTGGGCGATCCCCACCGCCGACGGCTCCGCGATGGACGACGAGCGCCGCGACGACCTGGAGGCGGGCGCGCTCTACGACCTCCTGGAGCAGCGCATCGCGCCCCGCTTCTACGAGCACGGGCAGGAGGGCCTGCCCGACCGCTGGATCGAGATGGTCCGCCGCACCCTCGCCTCGCTCGGCCCGAAGCTGCTCGCGGGGCGCATGGTGCGCGAGTACGTCGAGCGGCTGTACGCGCCCGCCGCCCGCGCCCACCGGGCGCTGGATGCCGACGCCGCACGGGAGTTGGCCACCTGGAAGGCGCGGATCCGTGGGGCCTGGCCCCAGGTGGTCGTCGACCATGTGGAGGCCGCGGCCCCTGCGGTGGCCGCGCCCGCCGGCCGGTCCGGCGGCTCCACGGCGGAGCTGGGCGCGACGCTCGCGCTGCGGGTGCGGGTCCGGCTCGGCGCGCTCGGGCCGGACGACGTGGAGGTGCAGGCGGTCACCGGCCGGGTCGACTCCGAGGACCGCATCACGGACGCGCACACCACGGCCCTCAAGCCGACGGGCGGGCCGGACCTGGAGGGGCGCTGGGTGTACGAGGGGCCGCTCGCGCTGGACCGGACGGGGCCGTTCGGCTACACGGTCCGTATCCTTCCGGCGCATCGACTGCTCGCGGTCGGGGCCGAGTTGGGGCTCTTGGCCGTTCCATCCGAGGCGACGGGGGAAGCGGCAGGGGTGCTGATGCGGTAG
- a CDS encoding M4 family metallopeptidase, translating into MRRTSHRRVTAAGALATAAAMLVLGVQSGAATAGPSSAPVAGKVDKGALPAKLSPAQRAELLRDANATKAETAKDLGLGAKEKLVVRDVVQDRDGTTHTRYERTYDGLPVLGGDLVVAESKAGKTEAVTKASKSQLKAIDLSAEVKPAAAEKQALGAARAEGSKKAEANRAPRKVVWMAKGTPTLAYETVVGGLQHDGTPNELHVVTDAQSGKKLWEYQAVETGTGNTMYSGQVTVGSSQSGSTYNLTDTGRGNHKTYDLNGGSSGTGTLFSGPDDVWGNGSPSNRETAGADAAYGAGLTWDYYKNVHGRTGIRGDGVGAYSRVHYGNAYVNAFWQDSCFCMTYGDGTGNTKPLTSIDVAAHEMTHGVTAATAKLVYSGESGGLNEATSDIFAAAVEFNANNASDKGDYLVGEKIDIRGNGTPLRYMDKPSKDGSSKDSWYAGIGNIDVHYSSGPANHWFYLLSEGSGAKDINGVHYDSPTADGLPVTGIGRAKAELIWFKALTTKFSSSTNYAGARSGTEAVAAELYGTSSAEYKSLQDAWAAIAVGPRPGGGDPGGKVFENTADVQIPDNAGAVTSSVTVSGVTGNAPSTLKVGVDIIHTWRGDLVVDLVAPDGSVYNLKPFSSSDSADNVQTTYTVNASSEVANGTWKLRVQDKAAQDVGYINSWKLTF; encoded by the coding sequence TTGAGACGCACCTCCCACAGACGTGTCACCGCCGCCGGAGCTCTCGCCACGGCAGCAGCCATGCTCGTCCTCGGCGTCCAGTCGGGAGCGGCAACCGCCGGTCCCAGCTCGGCCCCCGTCGCCGGCAAGGTCGACAAGGGCGCTCTGCCCGCCAAGCTCAGCCCCGCCCAGCGCGCCGAACTGCTCCGTGATGCCAACGCCACCAAGGCCGAGACGGCCAAGGATCTCGGGCTCGGCGCCAAGGAGAAGCTCGTCGTCCGCGATGTCGTCCAGGACCGCGACGGCACCACCCACACCCGCTATGAGCGCACCTACGACGGACTCCCCGTCCTGGGCGGCGACTTGGTGGTCGCCGAATCCAAGGCCGGCAAGACCGAGGCCGTGACCAAGGCCTCGAAGTCGCAGCTCAAGGCCATCGACCTGAGCGCCGAGGTCAAGCCCGCCGCAGCCGAGAAGCAGGCCCTGGGCGCCGCCCGCGCCGAGGGCTCCAAGAAGGCCGAGGCCAACCGTGCGCCCCGCAAGGTGGTGTGGATGGCGAAGGGCACGCCGACACTCGCGTACGAGACCGTCGTCGGCGGCCTGCAGCACGACGGGACCCCGAACGAGCTGCACGTCGTCACGGACGCGCAGTCCGGCAAGAAGCTCTGGGAGTACCAGGCCGTCGAGACCGGCACCGGCAACACCATGTACAGCGGCCAGGTCACCGTGGGCTCCTCGCAGTCGGGCAGCACCTACAACCTGACCGACACCGGGCGGGGCAACCACAAGACGTACGACCTCAACGGCGGCTCCTCCGGCACCGGCACGCTCTTCTCCGGGCCCGACGACGTCTGGGGCAACGGCAGCCCGTCCAACCGGGAGACCGCGGGCGCCGACGCCGCCTACGGCGCGGGTCTGACCTGGGACTACTACAAGAACGTGCACGGTCGCACCGGTATCCGCGGCGACGGTGTCGGGGCGTACTCGCGCGTCCACTACGGCAACGCGTACGTCAACGCCTTCTGGCAGGACAGCTGCTTCTGCATGACGTACGGCGACGGCACGGGCAACACCAAGCCGTTGACCTCCATCGACGTGGCGGCGCACGAGATGACGCACGGCGTCACCGCCGCGACGGCGAAGCTGGTCTACAGCGGTGAGTCCGGCGGTCTGAACGAGGCGACGTCCGACATCTTCGCGGCCGCCGTCGAGTTCAACGCCAACAACGCCAGCGACAAGGGCGACTACCTGGTCGGCGAGAAGATCGACATCCGGGGCAACGGCACTCCGCTGCGCTACATGGACAAGCCGAGCAAGGACGGCTCGTCCAAGGACTCCTGGTACGCGGGCATCGGCAACATCGATGTGCACTACTCGTCGGGTCCGGCCAACCACTGGTTCTACCTGCTCTCCGAGGGCAGCGGCGCCAAGGACATCAACGGCGTGCACTACGACTCGCCGACCGCCGACGGTCTGCCCGTCACCGGGATCGGCCGGGCCAAGGCCGAGTTGATCTGGTTCAAGGCGCTCACCACGAAGTTCAGCTCCTCGACGAACTACGCGGGTGCGCGCTCCGGCACCGAGGCCGTCGCGGCCGAGCTGTACGGCACCTCCAGCGCCGAGTACAAGTCGCTGCAGGACGCCTGGGCGGCCATCGCGGTGGGCCCCCGCCCCGGCGGCGGCGACCCGGGCGGCAAGGTCTTCGAGAACACCGCTGACGTCCAGATCCCGGACAACGCCGGGGCCGTCACCTCGTCGGTCACCGTCTCCGGAGTCACCGGCAACGCGCCGTCGACGCTCAAGGTCGGCGTGGACATCATCCACACCTGGCGCGGTGACCTGGTCGTCGACCTCGTCGCCCCGGACGGCTCGGTCTACAACCTGAAGCCGTTCAGCTCCTCCGACTCGGCGGACAACGTGCAGACCACGTACACGGTGAACGCCTCGTCCGAGGTGGCCAACGGCACCTGGAAGCTGCGGGTGCAGGACAAGGCGGCGCAGGACGTCGGCTACATCAACAGCTGGAAGTTGACCTTCTGA